In Pyrus communis chromosome 1, drPyrComm1.1, whole genome shotgun sequence, the following are encoded in one genomic region:
- the LOC137729697 gene encoding uncharacterized protein codes for MRKLCPNIDKEDGLETVLEVPIPEEMFTSMGSNVHLRWQNMLTWMKAQTSDKWSAPVIAGRLNELRFLLYLVGSPLIPLQVQLGHSVHRPVRDSSIQASTAKYIVQQYTAATGGQPALNSVTSMCVTGEVKISASDFHQGDVSVEVKRSSAERGGFVLWQKDPDLWCLELVVSGCKVICGSNGKLSWRHSSNQQTAVSQGPPRPLRRFLQGLDPRATANLFADAMCIGEKIIHDDDCFILKLETSPAIREAQSGPNYEIIHHTIWGYFSQRSGLLVKFEDSRLLSMKNKGDDTDVFWETSTESVIQDYKYVDGINIAHSGRTRVKVFRYGEQSANHKREMEETWKIDEVDFNIWGLTMESFMPPAEMKQG; via the exons ATGAGGAAGCTTTGTCCAAATATTGATAAAGAAGATGGCCTCGAGACGGTTCTTGAGGTCCCCATACCAGAAGAGATGTTCACGAGTATGGGAAGCAATGTGCATTTGCGATGGCAGAACATGTTAACGTGGATGAAGGCTCAAACTTCCGACAAATGGTCTGCGCCGGTCATCGCTGGACGCTTAAACGAGCTGCGGTTCTTGCTTTACCTTGTTGGCTCTCCTCTCATCCCTCTTCAAGTTCAATTGGGACATTCCGTCCATCGTCCAGTTAGAGATTCTTCCATC CAAGCTTCAACAGCCAAATACATCGTGCAACAGTACACAGCAGCAACCGGAGGGCAACCAGCACTGAACTCGGTGACCAGCATGTGTGTGACCGGCGAGGTAAAGATCAGTGCATCGGATTTTCACCAAGGGGACGTGAGCGTTGAGGTGAAAAGGAGCTCAGCCGAGAGGGGTGGTTTCGTGCTGTGGCAAAAGGATCCGGACTTGTGGTGCTTAGAACTTGTTGTGTCCGGCTGCAAGGTTATCTGTGGAAGCAATGGCAAGCTTTCATGGAGGCATTCCTCTAACCAACAAACAGCCGTCTCTCAAGGCCCACCTAGACCTTTGCGCCGTTTTCTACag GGTTTAGACCCAAGGGCCACGGCCAATCTATTCGCAGATGCAATGTGCATCGGTGAGAAGATCATCCACGACGACGATTGCTTCATCCTCAAGCTAGAAACAAGTCCAGCAATTCGTGAGGCACAGAGTGGTCCAAACTATGAGATAATTCACCACACAATATGGGGATATTTTAGCCAGCGATCGGGTCTACTGGTGAAATTTGAGGACTCAAGGCTACTTAGCATGAAAAACAAAGGGGACGACACGGATGTGTTTTGGGAGACGAGCACCGAGTCGGTCATACAAGATTACAAGTACGTCGACGGCATCAACATTGCTCATAGTGGGAGGACTAGGGTTAAGGTGTTCAGATATGGTGAGCAATCTGCAAACCACAAGAGGGAGATGGAGGAAACGTGGAAGATTGATGAGGTGGATTTTAATATATGGGGTTTGACAATGGAGAGCTTTATGCCCCCTGCTGAAATGAAGCAAGGATAG